One segment of Vibrio orientalis CIP 102891 = ATCC 33934 DNA contains the following:
- a CDS encoding carbon-nitrogen hydrolase family protein: protein MERVGLIQMTSGPNPQHNLAYIREQVIALAKEGATFIVTPENSLVFGSRKDYHQYAEPLEQGTLQQQIAQLAKQNAVWLLVGSMPIQQAQGVTTTSLLYSPQGELVAHYDKLHMFDVDVADGHRRYRESETFTPGSQIVTYPAPFAHLGLSICYDIRFPTLYSELTRLGANLILVPAAFTAVTGRAHWEPLLRARAIETQSWLIAVNQAGVHPCGRETWGHSMVISPWGEIIGALSDQPSNLLVEIDLTQVDELRSAMPVRQHTRFSNQLQN, encoded by the coding sequence ATGGAACGAGTAGGATTAATTCAGATGACATCTGGCCCAAATCCTCAGCATAATTTGGCCTATATCCGTGAACAGGTGATCGCCTTAGCAAAAGAGGGGGCGACTTTTATCGTCACCCCAGAAAACAGCCTTGTGTTTGGCAGTCGTAAAGATTATCACCAGTATGCAGAGCCGCTTGAGCAAGGAACGTTGCAACAACAGATTGCGCAGCTAGCAAAACAAAATGCAGTCTGGCTCTTAGTGGGTAGTATGCCGATCCAGCAAGCTCAGGGAGTGACAACAACATCGTTGCTATATTCTCCCCAAGGTGAGCTTGTCGCGCATTATGACAAGTTACATATGTTCGATGTCGATGTTGCCGACGGACATAGACGCTATCGAGAGTCTGAAACCTTTACTCCGGGCTCTCAAATTGTTACATATCCAGCCCCATTCGCGCATCTTGGCTTAAGTATCTGCTATGATATCCGCTTTCCTACACTATACAGTGAACTCACTCGGTTAGGTGCTAACCTGATTCTTGTACCAGCGGCCTTTACCGCGGTGACAGGCAGAGCGCACTGGGAACCTCTGCTGCGTGCGAGAGCGATTGAAACACAGTCATGGCTTATCGCTGTGAATCAAGCAGGAGTCCATCCGTGTGGGCGAGAAACTTGGGGACACTCGATGGTCATTTCTCCGTGGGGAGAGATTATTGGGGCACTATCTGATCAACCAAGTAATTTATTAGTCGAAATTGACCTAACCCAAGTCGATGAGTTGAGATCTGCGATGCCAGTAAGGCAGCACACTCGATTCAGCAATCAGTTACAAAATTAA